The following DNA comes from Lemur catta isolate mLemCat1 chromosome 19, mLemCat1.pri, whole genome shotgun sequence.
CTATCACACGCAGTGTCTTACACATGATACTTCAAATTCTCAACAGTTTTGAAGGTTTGAGAAAATCTAGGTAAGAATATTGTTCAGAGCCGGGATTGCCACCCTGTTCTTTAGTGTCACACTCATTGTTCTTTCATCTGCTCCACAGTGTTCAGATGCATGAGTTACAGGTGCAGTCCTGCCCATGCCTCTCACCCACTGACATTTACTCTTTCATAGAAATAAATGTCACAGAGAGAACAGTTATCAATAGCAATGGAATATACTTCCTGTATAAAAAACATATCCAAATAAATAAGGAGAGATTCTTGACAGGGAATGAGAGGGTGGGGGTAGTAATGTGAGAGAAAATGATATTCACTAAATATCTTATTTCAAGAgtattcatttccttttcctttgaaggTGAAGCCTGAAATGTTAGACATGGCAGATAATGCATTTGATGATGAATACCTGAAATGTTCTGACAGGATGGAAATCAAATATGTTCCCCAGCTGCTCAAGGAGGAAAAAGTGAGCCACCAGCTCTTAAACACTGTGTGGGAAAATGCAAAAGCCAAATGGGAAGCCCGAAAGACTCAGCTCTTTCTCCCTATGAATTTTAAGGATAACCACGGGATAGCCCTGATGGCGTATATTTCTGAAGCCCAAGAGCAAACTCCCTTCTACCATCTGTTCAACGAAGCTGTGAAGATGGCTGGCCAGTCTCGAAAAGATTATATCTATGGCTTCCAGTTCAAAGCTTTCCATTTTTACCTAACAAGAGCCTTGCAGTTTCTGAGAAGACCTTGTGATGACAGttataaaaatgtggtatatataacaAGCCAGGACACTTCATTTACATTTGGAGGGCTAAACCAAGCTAGGTTTGGCCGTTTCACCTTGGCATATTCAGCCAAACCTCAAGCTACTAATGACCAGCTCATTGTGTTATCCATCTATACATGCTTTGGAGTTGC
Coding sequences within:
- the ART3 gene encoding ecto-ADP-ribosyltransferase 3 isoform X8 codes for the protein MKRKMKTGHFEMVTMLLAAMTLMDVFQVKPEMLDMADNAFDDEYLKCSDRMEIKYVPQLLKEEKVSHQLLNTVWENAKAKWEARKTQLFLPMNFKDNHGIALMAYISEAQEQTPFYHLFNEAVKMAGQSRKDYIYGFQFKAFHFYLTRALQFLRRPCDDSYKNVVYITSQDTSFTFGGLNQARFGRFTLAYSAKPQATNDQLIVLSIYTCFGVAIEKFFDEESERITLIPLSEVFQVSQEEAGNNLTLRSINKTCSHYECAFLGGLKTENCVENLEYFQPIYVYSAGEKTQKIEDPGIKIFEPTQIPGPVPVPGPKTHPSASSGKMLLPPFGTFIILIGFEATSKGTEKLHKI
- the ART3 gene encoding ecto-ADP-ribosyltransferase 3 isoform X9 produces the protein MKRKMKTGHFEMVTMLLAAMTLMDVFQVKPEMLDMADNAFDDEYLKCSDRMEIKYVPQLLKEEKVSHQLLNTVWENAKAKWEARKTQLFLPMNFKDNHGIALMAYISEAQEQTPFYHLFNEAVKMAGQSRKDYIYGFQFKAFHFYLTRALQFLRRPCDDSYKNVVYITSQDTSFTFGGLNQARFGRFTLAYSAKPQATNDQLIVLSIYTCFGVAIEKFFDEESERITLIPLSEVFQVSQEEAGNNLTLRSINKTCSHYECAFLGGLKTENCVENLEYFQPIYVYSAGEKTQKIEDPGEKTQEFTVLPGIKIFEPTQIPGMKIPEPFSLPACWTQICTVLSLGSC
- the ART3 gene encoding ecto-ADP-ribosyltransferase 3 isoform X7; this translates as MKRKMKTGHFEMVTMLLAAMTLMDVFQVKPEMLDMADNAFDDEYLKCSDRMEIKYVPQLLKEEKVSHQLLNTVWENAKAKWEARKTQLFLPMNFKDNHGIALMAYISEAQEQTPFYHLFNEAVKMAGQSRKDYIYGFQFKAFHFYLTRALQFLRRPCDDSYKNVVYITSQDTSFTFGGLNQARFGRFTLAYSAKPQATNDQLIVLSIYTCFGVAIEKFFDEESERITLIPLSEVFQVSQEEAGNNLTLRSINKTCSHYECAFLGGLKTENCVENLEYFQPIYVYSAGEKTQKIEDPGEKTQEFTVLPGIKIFEPTQIPGPVPVPGPKTHPSASSGKMLLPPFGTFIILIGFEATSKGTEKLHKI
- the ART3 gene encoding ecto-ADP-ribosyltransferase 3 isoform X10 — protein: MKRKMKTGHFEMVTMLLAAMTLMDVFQVKPEMLDMADNAFDDEYLKCSDRMEIKYVPQLLKEEKVSHQLLNTVWENAKAKWEARKTQLFLPMNFKDNHGIALMAYISEAQEQTPFYHLFNEAVKMAGQSRKDYIYGFQFKAFHFYLTRALQFLRRPCDDSYKNVVYITSQDTSFTFGGLNQARFGRFTLAYSAKPQATNDQLIVLSIYTCFGVAIEKFFDEESERITLIPLSEVFQVSQEEAGNNLTLRSINKTCSHYECAFLGGLKTENCVENLEYFQPIYVYSAGEKTQKIEDPGPVPVPGPKTHPSASSGKMLLPPFGTFIILIGFEATSKGTEKLHKI